AATAGTTAAAGTTTTCTTGGTTTTTGGTTCCACACTTAAAAAACCGCCAAAAAAAACTTTATCCAAATCATTACTCACATCTGCTTCAACTTTTTTATTCTGCTCATTTATAAAACCATCGGCACTGATCAGACGCGAACCTTCCGGAACATAAATTCTAGTATAAGTACGATAGCGCGTAGTTTTCCAATCAAACTCTCCCCCGTGGTCATATTCAATAGATACCCTGGCTTTATAATCATTTCCTTCCAAACTAAGTTCATATTTAATTTTTCGCTTAACGGCCGGATCGGTTTTTAAACTGGCCAAATTGGCATCTACCACCAAAAGATAATCGGAATCGGTTTTCTTGATAGCGCCGGACCAATTATTTCTTTCTAAATTTTTTTGCAACTCTTCGTTGTTGCTAAAAATCATAATTTGTTTTTGTTTAAATAAATCCATTCCCAAACTCAACAAATCCTGCCACTTCCAAGGGGGCAAGGAGGTGACTTTTTTTAACAACTCAAAACTTAAATCTTTAATTATAGATTTACGTTCCTCTTTTTTTGCCCCTTCATCTTTGTAACCGTATTCCACGTGATACTCCAAAGCCTCGGTAAAATTTTCAGCAGAAAATTTCTTATCCCTGACACTTAAAGGCCCTGTAAGCGCCATTAATCTTTCTACTACCGTAGGAGTTAAACCTAAAACACCGTCAATTTTAGAACCGTTTATTCCTCCCTCAAAACGATAAAACCACAAGGAGGTTTTGGCTGAAGTGGGAAAATCCGGCGACCAATTAGAATCTCTAAAAAACCAAAGCTCTTGCTTCAAAAACTTTTTCAAAGGCGCTGGCGATTCTACTCTAAAATCTGTGGGAGCCGCCCAATCCAAATTTTCCGAACCGTCGGTTTTTAAAATATCAATCTTTCCGCTATCAACCTTAACTAAGGCATAACTGCCAATAAAACCCCCGCCGGGTCTAATTTCCGTATTATTCAAAAACAGAACCAAATAAGTCTGAGGTCTGGTAAAACCCAAAAAAGAGGGCACAAAAGAAAGCGCATCTTTAAAACTTTCCGCTTGATTAAAAAAAGTTTCTTCTTGTTTGTTATTAATGAAACTATTTTTATAAAAGAACCAAAAACCAAGACCAAAAATCAACAATGAAAAAAAGACAACGGAAAAAAATTTCCAATATTTAAAACGTCTTTCTCTGTGGGCAAATGGTTGAATCAGGGGTGATTTTTCCATAAAAATATCAAACAGTTAATAACGGACTTATTTCTTTTTGGCAACGTAGAAACCTAAATACTTGCCAAACATCAGTCTGGTTTGAGCATCAATGGCAGGGACAGAACCAAAAATAATTAAGGTGACGGGCAAAAGAATCCACTGCAGAATCATTATTAAATATCCCCAGTGTTTACGCCTTGTCGGCGGGGGTAAAAGAAAGAGACTGAAAATTGAAGAAAAAACAATACCGGCCATTGATAGATTCATTAAATTTTCTAAAGTGAAAGGTGTGTTTTGATAAATGGCCATACTGCGCACGGCTTCTGGAGCAAAATAAAGAGGCAGGCGACCACAAATGAAAATTAAAATTGGCACACTGGCCCAAGAATACATCCCCTCTCCCAAATTAAATAGATACTTAATTTTTTTACCCCAAGAAATATGCCTGTGTTTTTTAAAATGCCAAACCATAAAAGGAAAATGCTCCACACCCCAAGCCCAGCGGCGCTGTTGTTTATAAAGATTTTTTACACTGTCCCAAAAATTTTCTCCTTTAGCCGTGTACATGGAAACCGGTAAATACATAGGCACCACGCGGTAATCCCCACCATAACGTAAAAAGCATTGTAAAAAAATACGCGAATCTTCTGTGACGATATTTTTTTGCCAAAAACCCACATCAACCAAGGCCTGCCAAGACATACTATGTGAAGAAAAAGTAAAAAGCCGATCCGGCCTCTCTAATTCTGTCATAATCCAAAAAGTGGTACCAAAAGCAGTCACTCTAAGCAAGGGATTACTTTCCCAAATATTATTATTGTATAGGGCCACCGGCTGATAAGAAGCTCTCAGGGGATTTTCCACCGTGGAATATAAATAAGAAAGATGGGCAAAATAATTTTTGTGAACTCTAGTGTCTATATCAAAACTGGAAACAACAATATCTTCGTAAGGAATTTGCCATCCATCAATCATTTGTTGCACCAGATGACCGGCATAATTTAAATTAGATCCCTTGCCGGGAATTTCTCCGGGCATATCAACCGGATGAACAGTGACAATAAACTTTTTGAAAAAACTGCCATAAATTTTTTCCAACTCAAAGGCATTTTTTTCAAATTGTGCCTTATCCCTGGCTTCTCCGCACAAAACAATAATTATTTTGTTCAAAGGATAGTTAACCTGGGTTAAATTTTTTAAAGTTGCATCTATAATTTCAAAAGATTCTTCATAAGTGGGCAAGAAAACCAAATGAACTAATTTTTGCCAACCAGGAACTTCGTCCTCCAATTTTTTTTGCCAATCAATTTTTAAAGTTCGGCGCATTCTAAAGCCGGAGAGAAAAAGGTAAAAAATAAAATAACTAACTCTTAAAAACCAATACAAATCAAAAACGATAATAAAATAAATCAACCACAGAGGTTTAACAAAAGATAAAATAACGGACAAAATTAAGGTTGTCCAAACAAGAAACCCCGGGATAATTTCTAAGATTCTATATTTAAAATAATCTGACATAAATTAATTTTTTTGACGCGGCAAGGTAATATTAGGCTCTCCGCCGTAAAGCGGCTTAATAAAAGATGCGGGGTGATTAAATTTTTTTTCTATTTCTAAAATTAATTTTTCATTAGTGGAATTTTTTTTTATATCCAAACCGATAACCTTAATTTTTTTTGCCAAGACTAAAATGTTTAAAACAGCCACGGCCTGGCGTACTCCGGAAAAGCTCCCTTCTCCCTCCAACAAAACCAATCCTTTAATTTTATTCCAAGAGAGATTGTTTTCTTTTAGGAAACTATCCAAAAAAAATAAAAGGTTTAAGCGCCTTCCTTTTTTATTTTTTTCTTTTATTACTTTTTTATCCCGCAAAAGTTTAAGGGTCAGCACGCCCAACTTGGTGACATCAATTAAAACAATGGAAGGCATAATTAAAAAAGACTTTTGGGAACTTTAATTTTATCAATCAAAATCAAGTGTTTATCGCTTAGAACGTCGGACAAAAATTTATCGGCCACATCACGGCGAAAAATAAATTCTTTTGTTTTCATCAAAGTGTAGCGTAATTCTTCTTCTGTTTCTTTTTCAAAATTTTTAATTGTCTTTTCCGCCTCTTTGGGTAAAATTGTGCCCACCAGCAAAATATCCACCGAGGATCCCTTATTTTCCACAAAATGGCCGCTTAAAAGCAAAAATTCTATTCCGCTTAAATTTTTTAAAGAGGAAATAAAATTTTGTTCTTTAGAAAACCTATCCTTAATTAAAAGATTTTCCAATTCCTTATTTAAGTGACCCCCGGTGTTTAATTTGTAATATTTTCTTTTTTCTGCCCCCGGAGACTTATCCAGGGAATCCTTTTTGTCGCTATCCATCACCACTTGCAAGGCGGATAAATTACCTAATTCGCGCCTGATGGCATTAATAGGCAGGCCTAACTTCCGAGAAAGTTCCCTAACAAAAAAATCCTTGTCCGGATTAGCCAAAAAAAACTTTAAAACTTTAAGTCTGGTTTTTGAACCAAAAAGATGTTCAAGCATGTTTGGTTAAATTAAAAGCACTTTTCTTGTGCCTTGACTTTAAATTTAGTATAATACAAAAAGATTTAAACAGCAAGACAGCTTATTTATTTTTCTAGATTGTCCCCATATGCTGGACAAGCCGGAATTGAATACTTTTTTAATTCAACCACCCGCCAGAGACAGATCACAGATAATCATTTTTTTAGGTCCGGCAATTCACGGCGGAGCCAATAAGGAAAGAATTTTCATTCTAGGAGAAATCTTGTCCTCAAATTTGGATTTAAAAAATAAAATCCAAATTTTTATTAATCAACTGGCTAAAAAATACCAAGAATTGGAAAGGGAATCTCCTTTAATTGCTTTTGAAAACACCCTGGAATGGGGCAATAATTTTTTGCGAGAAAATTTTGACAGTCAACAATTATCCACTATCAGTATTCTTTTTGGATCATTGCGCAATGAACAAATGCAATTTGCCGTAGGAGGAAGAATCGGCGCCCACATTTTTTATAAAGAAAACGACGAATATAAAAACATTGATCTGATTAAAAATTATTCTGTGGAAAACGAGGGAAACGTTTTTTTTCCCAATCTTGTCTCCGGAACCATTCATCATAATAATTTTACTTTATTTGCCACCCCAACGACTTTTAATTATTTAACCACAGATCGTTTACAAAAAATAATTACTGGCAATAAATTAGAAGATATTTGTCCGCGTTTGGAAACTCTGCTTAATGAAATTGAAAATCACGCTGCTTTTGGAGGAATTTTATTGGCTTGGCCGGAAAACAATGAAACAATAGAAAGACCGTCTGCTTTTAAACTAACCCCCAATGAATCTGTCCGCCAACTAATGACAAAACAAAAAGAAACAGCACAGATTATGTCTCCAGCTCTTTTCAATAGCATCAAAAAATATTTGCGTGAAAGAAAAAACAAAAATTCAGGGACAGCTAAAAAAGAAGACACAGAAACAATTAAAAAAATCACCAAAATTTATACCCGGTTAACTGGCTGGCAAGGAAAGTTAAGAAATTTAGTGCAAAAAATCTTAACAATTTTGGGCCAAACAATTTATAAATTTTACTTAGCTTTTAAAAAAACAATCATTTTTCTATTAAAAATAGAGTGGCGAACACCAAACAAAGCCAAGGAAACTTTGAATCTGGGAATAAAACAAACTGCGGCCCAAATTAAAATTCCTTTTATTTATTTAGTTAAAAAGTATTTAGCCATCGAAATTAAAAAAAGAATTTTGTGGACTCTTTGCGTGATAGCTTTGATAGCTGTTATTATTAACCTTTCTTTCAACTATCACCGCCAAAAAACAGTGCAGGAGACAGCCTCCTACATGCAAATAGTCACTTCTATAAAAGAAAAAATAGATGAAGCGGACTCTAATCTTATCTATAAAAATGAAGATCGGGCGCAAGAATTATCCAAAGAGGCCAAAGAGCTACTGACACAGCTTCCTGCGGTAACAAATAACCAAAGAAAAACTTATTCCGATCTTTCTAACGATCTTAAACAAATCATCTACAAAATGCAAAAAATTCAAACCGTTGTTCCACAAGATGAGCTGAATTTAAAAGCCCTTAAAATGGAAAAAGGTCCCGAGGCTTTCTTTAAAACTTCCACTGGATTTATTTTTTTAGCGGTTAATTCCCCCACACTTTACATTTACAATTCCGCCACACAAAAAACCAAAAAAATAATCAATGATAAATTATCCGATTTAATTTATGCAGGCGTGCAAAAAGATAATTCCATTCTTTTAGTTTTGAAAAATAATGAAATCATTCAATTTGACCCCGATAATGAAACTTTTTCCTCCAGCCAAATTGTTTTACCCAACCAAAGTAATCAAATATCTTTAGCCGCCACCTATAATGCCAAGCTCTACTCTTTAGACATTCAAAACAATCAAATTTTTAAGCATCTGCCTTCTACCACCGGTTTTGGCAAAGGGGAAGAATGGCTTAAAAAACAAACCAAAGTGGATTTCACCGGCGCCACTTCGCTAATGATTGACGGTAATATTTATTTATCAAAAAATAACGGTCAAATATACAAATTAGAAAATGGGGTATTACAATCATTTGATTTAAATTTGCTGGATCCGGTTTTATCTACCGCCACAAAAATTTATACTAAAAACGGTTCAGATAATTTTTTTGTCTTGGATCAAGATAAAAAAAGAGTAATTATTTGGAATAAAATAACCAATAAATTATTTTCTCAATTAACGGCTGCCGAATGGGACGATCTTAAAGACTTTTCCGTTGATGAAAAACAAAAAAAAATTTACCTTTTAAACCACGATAAAATATACAGCGCTAAATATTAAAAAAATCTCCGTTGAAACGGAGATTTTTTTAAAACCAATTTATTTTAAGGCAACTTTTCCGCCGGCTTCTTCAACTTTCTTTTTGATGGATTCGGCAGTGGCTTTATCAGCGCCTTCTTTTACCATTTTAGGAGCACCATCAACCAAAGCCTTAGCATCGGCAAGTCCCAACCCGGTAACTTCACGCACAACTTTAATCACATTGATTTTGTTGGCGCCGGCTTCTAATAATTCCACATTAAAAGAAGTCTTTTCTTCTTCGGCAGGAGCGGCAGTGACGGCACCAACGGCCATAGCCATAACTGGAGCGGCGGCGGAAACACCAAACTTTTCCTCCAAGACTTTAACCAATTCGGCTAAGTCTAAAACCGACAATTTCTCAATTTGTTCAACGAGAGTTTTAAATTTCTCGGGAACAACTACATTTTTTTCTTCACTCATAGTTGTATTAAATTAAGCTGTTACTTTTTTATCTTTATAAGCGTTAAAAACTTGTACAAGTCCGCGTAAATTTCCGGCCAAGACATTTACAAAACCGGAGATTGGGGCTTGGATAGAACCAACCAATTTGGCCAAAAGTTCTTCGCGAGAAGGCAAGGTGGACAAAACTTTTACTTCGTTGGCGGAAATAAAAGAATTCTGCCAAAGGCCTCCTAAAAGCGCCATTTTGTCATTGGTCTTAGAAAACTTGGTAATTATTTTTACCGCATCTAATTTATCACCAAAGTCAAAATTTAAACCAATAATGTGGCCCGGTAAAGTTTTAGCGTCATAATTGATACCGGCTTCTTTAAAAGCCAAATTCATTAAGGTTTTTTTAATAACAGCGCATTCAGAATTATTTTTGGATAATTCACGTCTTAAATTGGTAATGTCCTTAACTTTTAAACCTTTGAAGTCAGTCAAAATAACCATCTTGGATTCTTTTAAAGCCTCCACTAAGGTTTTAATTACCGACTCTTTTTGATTTCTACTCTTAGGCATAATTGTAAACAAAAAATCTGTGTTCTGCCACAGACTTGAAAACGGGTTTGCTTCGACCTATTTTGCCTTATTTAAGACAAAATTAGCTCACCTCGGCAGGAAATTAAAGCCTTAAGGGCTACCTGCTATCTATGGTTAAAGATATTATAGATGAGAATATAAAAAATGTCAAGTAATAATTGTGCCCTTAAAAGGCTTATTCAAAATGGCTTTGACCACTTCTTTTAAATTTAAACCATTCATTACAACTACCTTGGCGCCTATTTTTTGCGCCTCGCGACTGGCGACCGGATCAAAAGGCCAATTGGCCCCCGGCTCCCAAACATCACCTACTATTTTTCTATAATCGCTCCAAGATATTTTTTCAAATTTTACGGCATCAGAAAATTTACGCGGATCTTTGTTATAAACATATTCGGTGTTGGAAAGATTAATCACGGTTTTGGCCCCATAAAGTTCCGCTAATTTTACCGCGTCATAATCTGTAGACCAACCCGGCTTCCAACCAGCGGCAATTAAAATTTTTTCCGTCCATTTTATTTTTTTTGTCGGATCTTTAATTACAGCCGGATGTGCTACATCACGAAAAATTGTTCTCATTAAATGGGCATTCAGTCTGGTAGAGTGAATACCTATCCAATCTATATCATCTGTTTCCAAATCTCCCAAGTCATAGGCTACTTTTTGATAATTTCTGGCAGTTTGCCCACCGCCGCAAACAATTATGAACCGACATTCTTTTTTAAGAAAATCTAAAATCAATTTTTTAAAACCTTGTAAAAATTCCAAATTAAAACCCTCTTTAGGAATAATTAAAGATCCGCCTAATGATAAAACAATAATTTTTCTGGGCATAATTAGCAAGAACACCTGCCTTTTAAACCACTCTTGCAACAACCGGCCTTAACATCTCTTACTTCAATAGAACGATTGGCTTGACTGCGGCTGGGAGAACGAAAAGCCACCTTGCCCGCCGTGGATTTTTTGCGTGAATAATTTTTCATACTTTTAAAAAAGAATTTTTAATTATAAAATTTTTTAAAACAAAGTAGCCGTATCCTCTTCGTCTTCTTCATCTCTTTCTACTGCTTCATCTTTTTCAAATTTTATTTTAATTTGTTTTACTTTATTTTCTATATTGCCCAAATATTTTTTTAATTCCTGAACTAAAATTATACCCTCTTCAAATTTTTTAACACCTTCCTCCAAATCCACATTACCCTTTTCAAACCATTCCACAGTTTTTTGCAAATCGTTATAAGCTTTAGCAAAATTTATTTTATTTGTTTTAGCAGACATAAAATTTTAATTATTAAGTTTGGTCACTTTGGCTCCCAGGTTGCCTTTTCCTAATTCTATCATAAGATTATCCCCCAAAGCTACCTCTTTAATACTTTTAACAATTCCTTTGGGGCCATGCACGATACCATAACCTCTTTGAAGCAATCTTTTAGGATCTAAATTATTTAAAAGCCGGTCAAAAGAATTAAGATTATCAAAATAATTTTTAATCTGATAAAAAAATCCGTCAAAATTATTTTGAAATTTAATTAAAAGCTCGCGGCATTTAATAAGAGGTTCTCTAATTCCCTGTTCAATAAAAGAAAAAAGTTGATCAACCTGATGATTTAAACTTTTGATTTTAAAATTTAAAGTACTTTCCATTTGCTCGAAAGTAAAATTTAATTCCGACAAAATTTCTCCGCGACTAGGGACAACCAATTCTGCCGCATTAGACGGCGTAGAGGCCCTAACATCGGCCACATACTCTGCCAAGCACTCATCGCGTTCATGACCAATACCGCAAACCACTGGCAGACGAGTGGCGTAAACAGCACGAGCCACTTCTTCGCTATTAAAGGCAATCAAATCTTCCATAGATCCTCCTCCACGCGTCAAAACACAAACGTCATAATCAGAAGCGTGCACATTTAACCATATAAAAGCCTGCAAAATTTCTTCCACTGCTGTTTGTCCTTGCACACTTACAGGGAGAAAATCCACCTCCACTCCACCCCAACGATTGTTTAAAATCCGTACAAAATCTGTGTAAGCAGCAGCCTCGGGCGAAGTTATCAAAGCAAGACGTTGGGGAAATCTTGGCAAAGGCCTCTTGCGGGCCTCATCAAATAATCCTTCGGTTTGCATTTTTTTCTTCAGCGCCTCATAAGCCTTTTTTAAAGTCCCTTCACCCACCAGTTCTAAGGTATTAACAGTAAAAGACATTTTGCCGGATTTGGGGTAAACCTTGGGATAACCGGTGACACGAACTTTCATGCCATCTTCCAAAGGAACCTTTAGCGTCCAAGTTGTGGCAAAACAAGATAACAATCCGTTTTCATCTTTTATATCAAACCAAATCCATTTTTGTTGAGAAACTTTAAAACCGGTTATCTCGCCTTCTACCACAATAGTACGATAAGGATCAAGAGAAATTAAAGTATCATTAAGAAATTGTAAGTATTCGGAAACGGAAAAAATTTTCATAAAAACTATCTTATAACCACTTTTGTGCCTACTTCACTAAAATTATATAAATCTTCCATATTACTATAAGCCACATTAACACAACCATGGCTCATAGGGTGACCAAAATTATTATGCCAATAAGCTCCATGAACAAAAACACCCAGCCCTCCTTTGTAAGTAAAAAGCAAATTCCATTTGGTGTTGGGAAGATAATATCCAGGACCACTGTAATTGATTATTGGTTTTTTCTTTAAAATTTCAAATTGCCCCTTAGGAGTAGGCAGACTGGGAATGCCCGAAGAGATTAAGAACTCGTCCATTTTTTTATCCCCAAAATAATAAACCAGAGTTTGCGTTTTTAAATCAACTTCTATTTTTTTGGCAATTTTTTCTGTGCTAGAGTTTAAAGGATCAAAGCCCCTATCCACCTCTAAACCATCTGAATAACCATCACCGTCAGTATCGGCTTTTCCTAAATCACTACCCACAATTAATTCTTGGGCGTCATTTAAGCCGTCATTATCTGAATCAACTTCTTTTAATTGTTTACCGGCTACTAGCGACGAAAAACCTTTAGAAACCTCTTGATTATCTAAATAACCGTCGCCGTCAGTATCGGCCAGCTGAGGATCAGTATGATAAATGTACATTTCATCTACATCAGAAAGACCATCCTTATCCGAATCCAAAACTTCGGCTTTAGCTGGTAAGACGATAAGAAAAAAAAAGATAAAAGATGCAAAAAATAAGCGTTTCAACATAACTTAATACATTTTAGCACACCTCTTGACAAAATGCCTAAAATGTGCTATAATTTTAGGTTAAAAGTGGACCTTAAAATCGCCTTAAATGGAGGAGCAAAGGATGAAGACCTTGGAAGGACTACAAGGACGGAACCTGGAGGGTGCGGTTATCGTGGAGCACCAGACTTTCGGCCGGGAGCCAGTGCACGGCCACATTGAGAGCGCGGCCGTGGAGGGTTACCCGGACACGGTCTTCGCCATGCGCTGGCAGAGCTACCGCAAGGATGGGAGATCATTCGATCGAACCACCTCCTTCCCCGTGCACAAATGGGCGTTCTCCGAGGGCGAAGGCGGGGTGATCAACCTGCACCGCCTCTTCGACAACGGCGCCGGAGAGGTGTTCGATGCTCCCTGGCCAAACGCCGGCCTGTACACCATCATCCCCAAGGAGCAAC
This genomic interval from Candidatus Magasanikbacteria bacterium RIFOXYB2_FULL_38_10 contains the following:
- a CDS encoding 50S ribosomal protein L7/L12; translation: MSEEKNVVVPEKFKTLVEQIEKLSVLDLAELVKVLEEKFGVSAAAPVMAMAVGAVTAAPAEEEKTSFNVELLEAGANKINVIKVVREVTGLGLADAKALVDGAPKMVKEGADKATAESIKKKVEEAGGKVALK
- a CDS encoding 50S ribosomal protein L10 → MPKSRNQKESVIKTLVEALKESKMVILTDFKGLKVKDITNLRRELSKNNSECAVIKKTLMNLAFKEAGINYDAKTLPGHIIGLNFDFGDKLDAVKIITKFSKTNDKMALLGGLWQNSFISANEVKVLSTLPSREELLAKLVGSIQAPISGFVNVLAGNLRGLVQVFNAYKDKKVTA
- a CDS encoding exodeoxyribonuclease VII small subunit, yielding MSAKTNKINFAKAYNDLQKTVEWFEKGNVDLEEGVKKFEEGIILVQELKKYLGNIENKVKQIKIKFEKDEAVERDEEDEEDTATLF
- a CDS encoding exodeoxyribonuclease VII large subunit translates to MKIFSVSEYLQFLNDTLISLDPYRTIVVEGEITGFKVSQQKWIWFDIKDENGLLSCFATTWTLKVPLEDGMKVRVTGYPKVYPKSGKMSFTVNTLELVGEGTLKKAYEALKKKMQTEGLFDEARKRPLPRFPQRLALITSPEAAAYTDFVRILNNRWGGVEVDFLPVSVQGQTAVEEILQAFIWLNVHASDYDVCVLTRGGGSMEDLIAFNSEEVARAVYATRLPVVCGIGHERDECLAEYVADVRASTPSNAAELVVPSRGEILSELNFTFEQMESTLNFKIKSLNHQVDQLFSFIEQGIREPLIKCRELLIKFQNNFDGFFYQIKNYFDNLNSFDRLLNNLDPKRLLQRGYGIVHGPKGIVKSIKEVALGDNLMIELGKGNLGAKVTKLNN